A DNA window from Accipiter gentilis chromosome 30, bAccGen1.1, whole genome shotgun sequence contains the following coding sequences:
- the TP53BP2 gene encoding apoptosis-stimulating of p53 protein 2 isoform X2, translating to MFLTVYLSNNEQHFTEVPVTPETTCRDVVELCKEPGETECHLAEVWCGSERPIADNERMLDILQRFGMQRSEVRFFLRHERSPCREAGTGQRSQDPALKRNGVKVPGDRRIENGVSAPRMDMTLAELQEMASRQQQQIEAQQQMLANKEQRLKFLKQQDQRQQQQAAEQEKLKRLKEIAENQEAKLKKVRALKGHVEQKRLSNGKLVEEIEQMNSLFQQKQRELVLAVSKVEELTRQLEMLKNGRIDGYHDNQSAVAELDRLYKELQLRNKLNQEQNAKLQQQRECLNKRNSEVAVMDKRVNELRERLWKKKAALQQKENVPVSSDGNLPQPVASAPSRVAAVGPYIQSSTMPRIASRPELLVKPAFSDGTQALQVPDGPLKTQTLPNMRAGSSSQAKAPAGSVVPSAKPSPSATDWSSSNADNHISQGSALTSGKGIVTSEGQAEGETFLRDKEKKVRPFSMFDSVDQSAGLGTLRKNQSSEDLLREAQTANKNVTKVPPPVPTKPKQINLPYFGQASHLQPSDTKLDGNLQKLPLAIVTMGNKQKPVVQQPSHPSQQIQQRISVLPAGSSSSQDQILPSSKQESPPAAAVRPFTPQPSKETSLPPFRKPQTVAASSIYSMYTQQQTPGKNFQQAVQSALTRAQTRGPHFPSVYGKPVMAGAGVQNQLPQTENVYSNLQGKPGSPEPEMETTASAHENHETERIPRPLSPTKLLPFLSNPYRNQSDADLEALRKKLSNAPRPLKKRSSITEPEGPNGPNIQKLLYQRTTLAAMETISAPSHPSKQTASAASPESPAEIPNPYLSAESEKETAASVPEPAIAEEAENTPADQSEAAVPSVALDTVPEGVSDGDELTQPKVEEPSLEAPLPLEVYMEEYPPYPPPPYPSGEPESLGEDSFNMRPPEVTGQFSLPPGKRTNLRKTGSERIGHGMRVKFNPLALLLDSSLEGEFDLVQRIIYEVEDPSMPNDEGITALHNAVCAGHTEIVKFLVQFGVNVNAADSDGWTPLHCAASCNNVQVCKFLVESGAAVFAMTYSDMQTAADKCEEMEEGYTQCSQFLYGVQEKMGIMNKGVIYGLWDYEAQNDDELSMKEGDCMTILRREDEDEIEWWWARLNDKEGYVPRNLLGLYPRIKPRQRSLA from the exons GGACTGGCCAAAGATCTCAAGATCCAGCCTTAAAAAGAAATGGTGTGAAAGTGCCTGGTGATCGAAGAATAGAGAATGGA GTCAGTGCTCCAAGGATGGATATGACACTGGCCGAACTTCAGGAAATGGCATCACGCCAGCAGCAACAAATTGAGGCTCAACAGCAAATGCTGGCTAACAAG GAACAACGTCTGAAATTCCTGAAACAGCAAGATCAGCGCCAGCAACAGCAAGCTGCTGAACAGGAAAAACTGAAGCGATTAAAGGAAATTGCTGAGAATCAGGAAGCCAAACTTAAGAAAGTGAGAGCACTGAAAGGCCATGTGGAGCAAAAAAGACTCAGCAATGGGAAATTAG TGGAGGAGATTGAACAGATGAACAGCCTGTTCCAGCAGAAGCAGCGCGAGCTGGTGCTGGCCGTGTCAAAGGTAGAGGAACTCACCAGGCAACTGGAGATGCTGAAGAACGGCCGAATTGATGGTTACCATGACAACCAGTCAGCTGTAGCTGAGCTTGACCGCCTGTATAAGGAGCTACAG TTGAGGAACAAACTGAACCAGGAGCAGAATGCCAAGCTGCAGCAACAGAGGGAGTGTTTGAACAAGCGCAACTCGGAGGTGGCAGTCATGGATAAGCGTGTTAATGAGCTGCGAGAGCGCctgtggaagaaaaaggcagctctGCAACAGAAAGAGAATGTACCA gtctCTTCAGATGGGAATTTACCCCAGCCAGTGGCTTCTGCTCCAAGTCGAGTGGCAGCAGTAGGTCCTTATATCCAGTCCTCTACTATGCCACGTATTGCTTCCAGACCTGAACTTTTGGTGAAACCAGCATTTTCAGATGGGACACAAGCTTTGCAGGTACCTGATGGTCCACTAAAAACACAAACTCTGCCCAACATGAGAGCTGGAAGCAGTTCACAAGCTAAAGCTCCTGCAG GTTCTGTGGTCCCCAGTGCAAAACCTTCTCCATCTGCCACTGACTGGAGTAGTTCAAATGCAGACAATCATATTAGTCAAGGATCAGCCTTGACTTCAGGAAAAGGAATTGTGACTAGTGAAGGACAAG CTGAAGGAGAAACTTTTTTACGAGATAAAGAGAAGAAAGTGCGTCCATTCTCAATGTTTGATTCTGTGGACCAGTCTGCTGGGCTGGGCACGCTGAGAAAGAACCAGAGTAGCGAAGATCTCCTGCGAGAAGCACAG acagccaataaaaatgtaacaaaggTACCACCACCTGTCCCCACTAAACCAAAACAGATAAATTTGCCTTACTTTGGTCAAGCCAGTCATCTGCAACCTTCTGATACTAAGCTGGATGGAAACCTGCAGAAGCTGCCTTTGGCTATTGTAACTATGGGGAACAAACAAAAACCGGTGGTACAGCAGCCATCCCATCCTTCTCAGCAGATACAGCAAAGAATTTCTGTACTGCCTGCAGGTTCTTCCTCTAGCCAGGACCAAATTCTTCCCTCCTCCAAACAGGAGAGTCCTCCAGCAGCAGCCGTAAGACCTTTTACCCCTCAGCCGTCCAAAGAGACCTCACTCCCACCATTTCGGAAGCCCCAAACTGTGGCTGCAAGTTCAATTTATAGCATGTACACGCAACAGCAGACTCCTGGGAAGAACTTCCAGCAGGCGGTGCAGAGTGCTTTGACGAGGGCGCAGACCAGAGGACCACACTTCCCAAGCG TGTATGGCAAGCCTGTGATGGCAGGAGCTGGTGTACAGAATCAGCTGCCGCAGACGGAGAATGTCTACTCAAACCTCCAAGGCAAGCCAGGCAGTCCGGAGCCTGAGATGGAAACAACAGCCTCTGCTCATGAGAATCACGAAACAGAGCGAATACCCCGTCCCCTTAGCCCAACCAAATTGCTGCCTTTCTTATCCAATCCGTATCGTAACCAGAGTGATGCTGATTTGGAAGCACTACGGAAAAAGCTGTCCAATGCACCCAGACCACTGAAGAAACGTAGCTCCATTACTGAGCCAGAAGGACCCAATGGCCCCAATATTCAGAAGCTGTTGTATCAGAGGACCACTCTGGCTGCAATGGAGACTATCTCGGCTCCATCACATCCCTCCAAACAGACAGCAtcagctgccagtcctgaaagcccAGCAGAAATCCCAAATCCTTATCTAAGTGCagaatcagaaaaagaaacagctgcttctgtgccagAACCAGCCATTGCTGAGGAAGCAGAAAACACACCAGCAGATCAGAGTGAAGCTGCTGTTCCCTCCGTAGCTTTGGACACTGTACCTGAGGGAGTATCAGATGGCGATGAACTCACGCAGCCGAAAGTGGAAGAGCCAAGCCTAGAAGCTCCACTGCCACTGGAAGTATACATGGAAGAATATCCTCCATACCCACCACCTCCCTATCCATCAGGGGAACCAGAGAGTTTGGGAGAGGACTCATTCAATATGAGGCCTCCTGAAGTTACTGGACAGTTTTCCTTGCCTCCT GGGAAGAGGACGAACTTGCGTAAAACTGGCTCCGAGAGAATTGGGCACGGAATGAGAGTGAAATTCAATCCCCTCGCACTGCTTCTGGATTCATCTTTAGAGGGGGAGTTTGACCTCGTGCAGAGAATAATTTATGAG GTTGAAGATCCTAGCATGCCCAACGATGAAGGGATTACTGCACTGCACAACGCTGTGTGTGCTGGACACACGGAAATTGTGAAGTTCTTGGTGCAATTTGGCGTGAACGTGAATGCTGCAGATAGTGATGGATG GACCCCATTACACTGTGCAGCATCTTGTAATAATGTGCAGGTGTGCAAGTTCTTGGTGGAGTCAGGTGCAGCTGTATTTGCAATGACCTACAGTGACATGCAGACGGCTGCAGACAAATGCGAGGAAATGGAAGAAGGCTACACACAGTGCTCCCAGTTCCTATATG GAGTCCAGGAGAAAATGGGGATAATGAACAAAGGAGTGATTTATGGACTCTGGGATTATGAGGCGCAAAATGATGATGAGCTCTCAATGAAAGAGGGAGACTGCATGACAATCCTGCGCCGGGAAGATGAAGATGAAATTGAGTGGTGGTGGGCACGGCTGAATGACAAGGAAGGCTATGTTCCCCGCAACCTCCTAGGG CTGTATCCAAGGATTAAACCTAGACAAAGAAGCTTGGCATGA
- the TP53BP2 gene encoding apoptosis-stimulating of p53 protein 2 isoform X1 gives MRFGSKMMPMFLTVYLSNNEQHFTEVPVTPETTCRDVVELCKEPGETECHLAEVWCGSERPIADNERMLDILQRFGMQRSEVRFFLRHERSPCREAGTGQRSQDPALKRNGVKVPGDRRIENGVSAPRMDMTLAELQEMASRQQQQIEAQQQMLANKEQRLKFLKQQDQRQQQQAAEQEKLKRLKEIAENQEAKLKKVRALKGHVEQKRLSNGKLVEEIEQMNSLFQQKQRELVLAVSKVEELTRQLEMLKNGRIDGYHDNQSAVAELDRLYKELQLRNKLNQEQNAKLQQQRECLNKRNSEVAVMDKRVNELRERLWKKKAALQQKENVPVSSDGNLPQPVASAPSRVAAVGPYIQSSTMPRIASRPELLVKPAFSDGTQALQVPDGPLKTQTLPNMRAGSSSQAKAPAGSVVPSAKPSPSATDWSSSNADNHISQGSALTSGKGIVTSEGQAEGETFLRDKEKKVRPFSMFDSVDQSAGLGTLRKNQSSEDLLREAQTANKNVTKVPPPVPTKPKQINLPYFGQASHLQPSDTKLDGNLQKLPLAIVTMGNKQKPVVQQPSHPSQQIQQRISVLPAGSSSSQDQILPSSKQESPPAAAVRPFTPQPSKETSLPPFRKPQTVAASSIYSMYTQQQTPGKNFQQAVQSALTRAQTRGPHFPSVYGKPVMAGAGVQNQLPQTENVYSNLQGKPGSPEPEMETTASAHENHETERIPRPLSPTKLLPFLSNPYRNQSDADLEALRKKLSNAPRPLKKRSSITEPEGPNGPNIQKLLYQRTTLAAMETISAPSHPSKQTASAASPESPAEIPNPYLSAESEKETAASVPEPAIAEEAENTPADQSEAAVPSVALDTVPEGVSDGDELTQPKVEEPSLEAPLPLEVYMEEYPPYPPPPYPSGEPESLGEDSFNMRPPEVTGQFSLPPGKRTNLRKTGSERIGHGMRVKFNPLALLLDSSLEGEFDLVQRIIYEVEDPSMPNDEGITALHNAVCAGHTEIVKFLVQFGVNVNAADSDGWTPLHCAASCNNVQVCKFLVESGAAVFAMTYSDMQTAADKCEEMEEGYTQCSQFLYGVQEKMGIMNKGVIYGLWDYEAQNDDELSMKEGDCMTILRREDEDEIEWWWARLNDKEGYVPRNLLGLYPRIKPRQRSLA, from the exons GGACTGGCCAAAGATCTCAAGATCCAGCCTTAAAAAGAAATGGTGTGAAAGTGCCTGGTGATCGAAGAATAGAGAATGGA GTCAGTGCTCCAAGGATGGATATGACACTGGCCGAACTTCAGGAAATGGCATCACGCCAGCAGCAACAAATTGAGGCTCAACAGCAAATGCTGGCTAACAAG GAACAACGTCTGAAATTCCTGAAACAGCAAGATCAGCGCCAGCAACAGCAAGCTGCTGAACAGGAAAAACTGAAGCGATTAAAGGAAATTGCTGAGAATCAGGAAGCCAAACTTAAGAAAGTGAGAGCACTGAAAGGCCATGTGGAGCAAAAAAGACTCAGCAATGGGAAATTAG TGGAGGAGATTGAACAGATGAACAGCCTGTTCCAGCAGAAGCAGCGCGAGCTGGTGCTGGCCGTGTCAAAGGTAGAGGAACTCACCAGGCAACTGGAGATGCTGAAGAACGGCCGAATTGATGGTTACCATGACAACCAGTCAGCTGTAGCTGAGCTTGACCGCCTGTATAAGGAGCTACAG TTGAGGAACAAACTGAACCAGGAGCAGAATGCCAAGCTGCAGCAACAGAGGGAGTGTTTGAACAAGCGCAACTCGGAGGTGGCAGTCATGGATAAGCGTGTTAATGAGCTGCGAGAGCGCctgtggaagaaaaaggcagctctGCAACAGAAAGAGAATGTACCA gtctCTTCAGATGGGAATTTACCCCAGCCAGTGGCTTCTGCTCCAAGTCGAGTGGCAGCAGTAGGTCCTTATATCCAGTCCTCTACTATGCCACGTATTGCTTCCAGACCTGAACTTTTGGTGAAACCAGCATTTTCAGATGGGACACAAGCTTTGCAGGTACCTGATGGTCCACTAAAAACACAAACTCTGCCCAACATGAGAGCTGGAAGCAGTTCACAAGCTAAAGCTCCTGCAG GTTCTGTGGTCCCCAGTGCAAAACCTTCTCCATCTGCCACTGACTGGAGTAGTTCAAATGCAGACAATCATATTAGTCAAGGATCAGCCTTGACTTCAGGAAAAGGAATTGTGACTAGTGAAGGACAAG CTGAAGGAGAAACTTTTTTACGAGATAAAGAGAAGAAAGTGCGTCCATTCTCAATGTTTGATTCTGTGGACCAGTCTGCTGGGCTGGGCACGCTGAGAAAGAACCAGAGTAGCGAAGATCTCCTGCGAGAAGCACAG acagccaataaaaatgtaacaaaggTACCACCACCTGTCCCCACTAAACCAAAACAGATAAATTTGCCTTACTTTGGTCAAGCCAGTCATCTGCAACCTTCTGATACTAAGCTGGATGGAAACCTGCAGAAGCTGCCTTTGGCTATTGTAACTATGGGGAACAAACAAAAACCGGTGGTACAGCAGCCATCCCATCCTTCTCAGCAGATACAGCAAAGAATTTCTGTACTGCCTGCAGGTTCTTCCTCTAGCCAGGACCAAATTCTTCCCTCCTCCAAACAGGAGAGTCCTCCAGCAGCAGCCGTAAGACCTTTTACCCCTCAGCCGTCCAAAGAGACCTCACTCCCACCATTTCGGAAGCCCCAAACTGTGGCTGCAAGTTCAATTTATAGCATGTACACGCAACAGCAGACTCCTGGGAAGAACTTCCAGCAGGCGGTGCAGAGTGCTTTGACGAGGGCGCAGACCAGAGGACCACACTTCCCAAGCG TGTATGGCAAGCCTGTGATGGCAGGAGCTGGTGTACAGAATCAGCTGCCGCAGACGGAGAATGTCTACTCAAACCTCCAAGGCAAGCCAGGCAGTCCGGAGCCTGAGATGGAAACAACAGCCTCTGCTCATGAGAATCACGAAACAGAGCGAATACCCCGTCCCCTTAGCCCAACCAAATTGCTGCCTTTCTTATCCAATCCGTATCGTAACCAGAGTGATGCTGATTTGGAAGCACTACGGAAAAAGCTGTCCAATGCACCCAGACCACTGAAGAAACGTAGCTCCATTACTGAGCCAGAAGGACCCAATGGCCCCAATATTCAGAAGCTGTTGTATCAGAGGACCACTCTGGCTGCAATGGAGACTATCTCGGCTCCATCACATCCCTCCAAACAGACAGCAtcagctgccagtcctgaaagcccAGCAGAAATCCCAAATCCTTATCTAAGTGCagaatcagaaaaagaaacagctgcttctgtgccagAACCAGCCATTGCTGAGGAAGCAGAAAACACACCAGCAGATCAGAGTGAAGCTGCTGTTCCCTCCGTAGCTTTGGACACTGTACCTGAGGGAGTATCAGATGGCGATGAACTCACGCAGCCGAAAGTGGAAGAGCCAAGCCTAGAAGCTCCACTGCCACTGGAAGTATACATGGAAGAATATCCTCCATACCCACCACCTCCCTATCCATCAGGGGAACCAGAGAGTTTGGGAGAGGACTCATTCAATATGAGGCCTCCTGAAGTTACTGGACAGTTTTCCTTGCCTCCT GGGAAGAGGACGAACTTGCGTAAAACTGGCTCCGAGAGAATTGGGCACGGAATGAGAGTGAAATTCAATCCCCTCGCACTGCTTCTGGATTCATCTTTAGAGGGGGAGTTTGACCTCGTGCAGAGAATAATTTATGAG GTTGAAGATCCTAGCATGCCCAACGATGAAGGGATTACTGCACTGCACAACGCTGTGTGTGCTGGACACACGGAAATTGTGAAGTTCTTGGTGCAATTTGGCGTGAACGTGAATGCTGCAGATAGTGATGGATG GACCCCATTACACTGTGCAGCATCTTGTAATAATGTGCAGGTGTGCAAGTTCTTGGTGGAGTCAGGTGCAGCTGTATTTGCAATGACCTACAGTGACATGCAGACGGCTGCAGACAAATGCGAGGAAATGGAAGAAGGCTACACACAGTGCTCCCAGTTCCTATATG GAGTCCAGGAGAAAATGGGGATAATGAACAAAGGAGTGATTTATGGACTCTGGGATTATGAGGCGCAAAATGATGATGAGCTCTCAATGAAAGAGGGAGACTGCATGACAATCCTGCGCCGGGAAGATGAAGATGAAATTGAGTGGTGGTGGGCACGGCTGAATGACAAGGAAGGCTATGTTCCCCGCAACCTCCTAGGG CTGTATCCAAGGATTAAACCTAGACAAAGAAGCTTGGCATGA